A stretch of Nonomuraea africana DNA encodes these proteins:
- a CDS encoding PQQ-binding-like beta-propeller repeat protein: protein MTLIRRLIAAGVAATAVLTASPAYAAPPVIEDLGVPLQDVLLLGGVVAPGPGGKTVIWSASSGVPAHLNAVDPATGAEVARFDLPGSGGAWAVDAAPDGSVYSGTYGSSHLFRWTEKDGVKDLGNPLAGETFVWSVAAGEGGTVYGGTSPGGRLFGYDPATGVRDYGRLSPAHAYVRSVSYANGKIYAGTEAPAAVFEIDAASGAVKQLPVPPGLDPAGKWAYDVNVAAGHLYVRFGGAFPGPLHVWDLATGTWTDKVDPAHGLDVSPPDEQGRVYFVKAGELVRYDPATKAATPTGVPVTGRVANTRGIGWTELGLPDYPGKSLVGLLWRGMMFRYNPQTGAKSFVQTGIRGEPIDVTALSEGPDGRMYAGGFLNGGFAAMNAETGRPEEFHTFSQSEDMVSHDGRLYVGAYPDARVYSYDPKLPWNSTEYSPSPEPDPVPNPARLFDLAADKQIRPRAMVSAGRYLAVGTMPDLGHLGGVLAIWDPVEGRLRHSQRNVVTDQSIVSLAYRDGVVYGGTSIYSGQSATPPTQPEAKLFAWSVAEDRMLWEITPAPGKPAVPALAFDSLGRLWGIAGGEVFAVNTHLRKVVKRVALSDSKSSSGQLAFNPRDRRLYGAHAGRSVFSLDPLTGRHAVLKEGPVHQLAVHGSGDVYFAEGPKLFRYHQGR from the coding sequence ATGACCTTAATCAGGAGACTGATCGCGGCCGGAGTGGCGGCCACCGCCGTGTTAACCGCGTCCCCCGCCTATGCCGCGCCGCCCGTCATCGAGGACCTCGGCGTGCCCCTGCAGGACGTGCTCCTGCTCGGCGGCGTCGTCGCGCCGGGGCCTGGCGGCAAGACCGTGATCTGGAGCGCGTCCTCCGGCGTCCCCGCGCACCTGAACGCCGTCGACCCCGCCACGGGCGCCGAGGTGGCCAGGTTCGACCTGCCCGGTTCGGGCGGGGCGTGGGCGGTCGACGCCGCCCCTGACGGAAGCGTCTACTCCGGCACGTACGGCAGCAGCCACCTGTTCCGCTGGACGGAGAAGGACGGCGTCAAGGACCTCGGCAACCCCCTGGCCGGCGAGACCTTCGTCTGGTCGGTCGCGGCGGGCGAGGGCGGCACCGTCTACGGCGGCACCTCGCCGGGCGGCAGGCTGTTCGGCTACGACCCGGCGACCGGCGTGCGTGACTACGGCAGGCTCTCGCCCGCGCACGCCTATGTCCGCAGCGTCTCCTACGCCAACGGCAAGATCTACGCCGGCACGGAGGCCCCCGCCGCCGTCTTCGAGATCGACGCGGCCAGCGGGGCGGTCAAGCAGCTGCCCGTGCCGCCCGGCCTCGACCCGGCCGGCAAGTGGGCCTACGACGTGAACGTGGCGGCGGGCCACCTCTACGTGCGGTTCGGCGGCGCCTTCCCCGGCCCGCTGCACGTGTGGGACCTCGCCACCGGCACGTGGACCGACAAGGTCGACCCCGCGCACGGCCTGGACGTGTCACCCCCCGACGAGCAGGGGCGCGTCTATTTCGTCAAGGCGGGCGAGCTGGTCCGCTACGACCCCGCGACCAAGGCTGCCACGCCGACGGGCGTGCCGGTCACCGGCAGGGTCGCCAACACCCGCGGCATCGGCTGGACCGAGCTCGGCCTGCCCGACTACCCCGGCAAGAGCCTCGTGGGCCTGCTGTGGCGGGGCATGATGTTCCGCTACAACCCGCAGACCGGCGCGAAGTCGTTCGTCCAGACGGGCATCAGGGGTGAGCCGATCGACGTGACGGCACTGTCCGAGGGTCCTGACGGCCGCATGTACGCGGGAGGCTTCCTCAACGGCGGCTTCGCCGCGATGAACGCCGAGACGGGCAGGCCCGAAGAGTTCCACACGTTCTCGCAGAGCGAGGACATGGTCAGCCACGACGGCAGGCTCTACGTCGGCGCCTACCCCGACGCCAGGGTCTACTCCTACGACCCGAAGCTGCCGTGGAACAGCACCGAGTACTCCCCGAGCCCCGAGCCAGACCCCGTGCCCAACCCGGCCAGGCTGTTCGACCTCGCGGCCGACAAGCAGATCAGGCCGAGGGCCATGGTGTCCGCGGGCCGGTACCTGGCCGTCGGCACCATGCCGGACCTCGGCCACCTCGGCGGCGTGCTGGCCATCTGGGACCCGGTCGAGGGCAGGCTCAGGCACTCCCAGCGCAACGTGGTCACCGACCAGTCGATCGTCTCGCTCGCCTACCGCGACGGCGTCGTCTACGGCGGCACCTCGATCTACAGTGGCCAGTCGGCCACGCCGCCCACCCAGCCGGAGGCCAAGCTCTTCGCCTGGTCGGTGGCGGAGGACAGGATGCTGTGGGAGATCACTCCCGCTCCGGGCAAGCCCGCCGTCCCGGCGCTGGCCTTCGACTCCCTGGGCAGGCTGTGGGGCATCGCGGGCGGCGAGGTCTTCGCCGTCAACACCCACCTGCGCAAGGTGGTCAAGCGGGTCGCGCTCTCCGACAGCAAGAGCTCGAGCGGGCAGCTCGCGTTCAATCCCCGTGATCGCCGGCTGTACGGCGCGCACGCGGGCCGCTCGGTCTTCTCCCTCGACCCGCTGACCGGGCGGCACGCCGTCCTGAAGGAAGGACCCGTGCACCAGCTCGCGGTGCACGGGTCAGGAGACGTGTACTTCGCCGAGGGCCCCAAGCTGTTCAGGTATCACCAGGGGCGGTGA
- a CDS encoding CU044_5270 family protein, which translates to MDDLRTLATVLAKPEPSAEVIERSRRRLQHRIRGPVRAHRRPSLLIAGLGLTAAAATAAVVIVSGTTAPTATPNSPPAAAQLSARDVLLAAAATAERVPEGTGAYWHVRTDTREGSPFESWTSRDGRTWFRGAKTKGEVVEIRRPVPFRLGGPDVTFEQLEGLPTEPDALKAWIAGNLERSDVRTSAGRPDAAMREQFVFDGLISLVCQLPAPPEVRAAAFRAIAAYPNVESLGAVEGGQGLRITLPEGSQVRQARLVVDPESSQVRDANFFVTTDGGVAWVPDGSAKLLAGWTDELPE; encoded by the coding sequence ATGGATGACCTGCGGACTCTCGCCACCGTGCTGGCCAAGCCCGAACCGTCCGCCGAGGTGATCGAGCGCAGCAGGCGGCGGCTCCAGCACAGGATCCGCGGCCCGGTGCGCGCGCACAGGAGGCCGAGCCTGTTGATCGCGGGCCTCGGCCTGACGGCCGCGGCGGCCACGGCGGCGGTGGTGATCGTCTCGGGGACGACGGCGCCCACGGCCACCCCGAACAGCCCGCCCGCCGCCGCCCAGCTGTCCGCCCGCGACGTCCTGCTCGCGGCCGCCGCCACGGCGGAGCGGGTTCCCGAGGGCACGGGCGCCTACTGGCACGTCAGGACGGACACAAGAGAGGGATCCCCCTTCGAGAGCTGGACCAGCCGCGATGGCAGGACCTGGTTCAGGGGAGCGAAGACGAAGGGTGAGGTGGTCGAGATCCGCCGGCCCGTCCCGTTCCGGCTGGGCGGGCCCGACGTGACCTTCGAGCAGCTCGAGGGGCTGCCGACCGAGCCCGACGCGCTGAAGGCGTGGATCGCCGGCAACCTGGAGCGCAGTGACGTCAGGACGAGCGCCGGACGGCCGGACGCCGCCATGCGGGAGCAGTTCGTCTTCGACGGGCTGATCTCCCTGGTGTGCCAGCTGCCGGCCCCGCCGGAGGTGCGCGCCGCCGCCTTCCGCGCGATCGCCGCCTACCCGAACGTCGAGAGCCTCGGCGCGGTCGAGGGCGGGCAGGGCCTGCGCATCACCTTGCCGGAGGGAAGCCAGGTGAGGCAGGCGCGGCTGGTCGTCGATCCCGAGAGCTCGCAGGTGCGCGACGCCAACTTCTTCGTCACCACGGACGGAGGGGTGGCCTGGGTGCCGGACGGCAGCGCGAAGCTCCTTGCGGGGTGGACGGACGAGCTGCCCGAGTAG